Below is a window of Prosthecochloris sp. GSB1 DNA.
AGTCTGAAAGACATGGGGTTCACAAGCATCCACTGGTCAAGCGACTGTTCTGTCGGAGGCAGCAGCTTGACTTCGTTGTTTGCGTCGAGAGTCCAGTTGTACACCTCGACCTTGACTTTCGTTGGTTTGTCTTTCAGGTTGAAGAGCCTGAGTGATTCGTTCACCGGCTTCGAGCCGACGGAAACCTCGAGCATTGAGGGAGCGACGCCGATCTGTCCCGGAGGAGGCTCTTCCTGGCCCTGGGCGATTACCGCCGGAGCGAAACCGGCGAAAAGAATGAAGAGTCCCGATAAAATAGCTGTCAGTTTTTTCATCAGTAGGATATGATTGTGATTTCGATTGTTCCGTAATAATTTCCTGATTTCTTCGCCCTGGTGATATCCAGGTCCATGTCGATCCTGCCGAAACAGCGGAACCGGTTTTTATTCTGCTTTTCGCACTGCACAGGCTTGCCGGTGATGTTCGCGCGGATCAGCGAAGAGTTGTCCGATTCGTGTGAAAAGGCATTCTCCGTTCCTCCCCGGCTCAGGATTCGATAGTGGACGTTGAAGCTGGGCTGCTGTTCTTTTTTTCTGTTGTAGGTATAATACCAGAGCAGGACGTCACGACGCTGAATTTTGCCGGTGTTGTAGACCTGATCCAGCTGTATTTCAGGTGTGACGACTGCGCCGCCTTCCCATGTGGCGCTCGTTTCGAAGGGGCTGAGAGCCACGGAAACCCCTTCGCCGCTGAGTCCCATTTCGTAGAGCTCCGCTTTGGCAAGGTCGATATTCCTGTAAAAGAAAAACCTTGCTGCCTCCGCTTTTTCGCTGAAGGCGAGGAGCATGACGACGGAACAGAGGACTGCGAGAACCGCCGGGCGCTTCAGGAGCGAGGCGACCATCTGGTTGGTCATTGCGCTCAGATCGTCGAGGCCGTAATGGTGTACTGTCCGCCGTTGTGGCTTCCCGAGCGATTGGTTTTGCTGAAATCGAGTTCCATCAAGACTCCTCCGAACGTCGCCGAGCTTTTGGCTATGCCGCCGAGGTTCGTGCGTATCGATGAGCCGGTGCTGGAGCCGTCGGTAACCCTGACGTTCGACATGCCGATCTGTGAGTTTCCGTTGCGGAGGATGTCGCCGCCTGAAGGAATAGTGATGGAGACCTCGGCATTGCCGGATTTTGAGAAACCTCGGACAGCCCAGACGTTTCCGAGGTTGACAGTGGTCATGCCGCTGGAAAGTTCCAGTTTCGCATCCATCAGGCTTGCGGTCGACAGTCCGTCCCCCGTGGCTTCGCCTGTCCAGGACACATTGAACTCCTTATCGCCTTCATCGAGCGCTTCAGCCGTCGGCGTTTCGAAATTTAGCGTAAGGGCAGAGTAGTAATGCAGAACGATAAACTCGGGTATGTTCGCTGTTACCTTTGCCGTGCCGCTGCTGCTCTGGCCGGAATTGCCGCCGGGCTTGACCGCGAAGGCCGTATTCGTAACCAGCGCCGAGACGAGTGCGACTGACGCAGCCCGTCTGAGAGGTTTTAAAAACCGCATGGGTATCGTGTTTAGGGGTTTGTGGGGATGCAACGAGAACTTCCAGAAAGCCTTCTTTTTTAAAGTTATGAAAAGGGCTTGTAATAATAAAATACCCGGCGGCTGCGTTTCTGAATCCCGTACAAGACCGAAAAAAACACGAAACCGCCGAATACTGCCGACAGCCCGTCGTTGACGGGCTGTCGGTCTTGCCGGCACTTCGGTTCCGCCGGTCGTACTATCCGATGGAACCATCCGGCTGGATGCGGTTTCAGATGGTGGTGGCGGTGATGGTGTACTGTCCGCCGGTGTGGCTGCCGGAGCGTGTGGTGCTCGAAAAATCGAGGTCCATCTCGATGTCGCCGACCGTCGCGCGATCCTTCGAGATACCGTTGAGCCTGGTGGTGATGGACTGGCCGCTCGAAGCGCCGTCACCGACCTTGACGTTCGATATGGTGATCTCGGAAGAGCCGCTCCGCAGTGTCGCGGAAGGAACCGTGACCTCGACCCTTGCGTTGCCGCTCGTCGAGAAACCCCTGACCGCCCAGACGTTCCGCAGACTGACACTCGTCCTGCCGGCTTCGACCGAAGCGTTCATCAGGGTGGTGGCGTCGAGCCGGTTGCCGGAAGTCGAGCCGTTCCAGGAAACGTCGATATCGTTGGAGCCTTCGTCGATGGCTTCGGCCGCCGGAGCGTCGAAGTTCATGGTGATGGCGGAGTAGTAGTGCAGGACGATGAACTCGGGCACGTTGACCGCGACGTTGGTGGTGCCGCTGGTGGAAGCTGCGAACGCCTTGGAGGAGAGTCCCGTGAGAAGGGCTGCTGCGATGATGAGGGTGCGGATGGTTTTCATGATGACTCTCCTGTTTGTTCGTGGTTCTACAACAGGAGAGTCAACAATCGTGCCGAAACGGCATCGATGATTGCCATCGAAGCCGTAACTTTCTTATATAAAAGCGATTACATTAAAAATAATAAGGCGGTCCCCCAGGGCGGGGGCGGTGCGGACATCGCTGCCGACCGGAACACGTGTGTCGATACCGCGCATTGCGCGCGCATCAGCCGCGCGATATCGACACAGTAATGCGGAAGGACGGAGAGGAGGCTTCCTTGCCGTTAGGGCGCGTTCGTCCGCAGGGCGTTTCGCACGTGCGACGTTATTTTCGGGAAAGGAGGTTCTTTGGTTGGCCGGCGGGGATTGAGCGGGTCAGATCGTTTCCGCCGTGATCTTGTACTGGCCGCCGGTATGAAGTCCGGCTCTCGTGGTTTCGGAAAAGTCGAGCGTCATCCGGACGTTGCCGATGGTCGCTTCCGCGGTACCAATGCCGTTGAGGTTCGTGTTGATGTTCGTGCCCGAGTGGCCGTAGTTGTCCTCGATTTCAATGTTTCCGGAGCCCGATGCGATGGTTATCCTCGATGGGCCGGATATCAGGTGCCGCCGCGTGACCGCGATTGATACCTTGGCGTTTCCGGAAGGAGAGAGTCCCCTGATGGCCCAGACGTTGGGGAGTTCGAGCGATACCCTGTTCGGAATGGACAGCTCCCTGCTTTCGGTACCGATGTCTTGCCTTTCCTGGGTCTCGCCGGTAAACTGCACGTCGAACTCTGCCGCGCCTTCGTCGATAGACGAGGAGAATTGCTCGAAGTTGATCGTCAGGCCGGAATAGTAATGAAGAATGATGCAATCAGGCAACCTGATCGACACGTTTGTTGTCGCGACGGTTTCATTCTTGTTCTTTGCATGCGCCGGCAAAACGGCAAGCAGCAAAGCAAGAAAAACCCCAAGGCCCCGAAATGTTCTCAGCCTGGCGATGATTGCGCTCCCGTCGTTTTGGGGGTTGGCGAGACACACGACAATAAATAGTATTTTAATGAAATGCCGACTCATATCAAAAATAACGTTTTTTCTCCGGTCATTCTTTTGAGAGCCCTGGTTTTTTCTTTATTTCTTTTGTTTTTCGAATGCCGGAACCGGTGGTCTGGTTCACGGGTGTCGAACCGCACGCTCACTATCGCGCAATGAATTCATGAAGGATATCGTTTTTCTGACAGGAGGGGCGAGGAGCGGTAAAAGCTCTTTCGCCCTTGAACGCGCTTCCGGATACCGGAGGAAGGCTTTTCTGGCGACTGCCGAGGCGTTCGACGAGGAAATGGAGCGGCGTATCCGGCATCACAGGCAAGAGCGGGGAGAGGAGTTCGTTACGATCGAAGAGCCTCTCCATATCGACGTCGCTCTAAGGAAGCTTACTTCCGAACATGTCGACGTGGTTGTTCTCGACTGCCTTACGGTGTGGATTGCCAACCTGATGCATCATGCCGGGAGCGAGGAGGGCGTGCGTGACGGCATGGAAAGGTTTCTCGATGTGTTCGCCGACCCTCCGGTCAATATCATCGCGGTGTCGAACGAAGTCGGCATGGGCATCGTGCCTGAAAACGCCATGGCGAGGACTTTTCGCGATCTTGCCGGGAGCCTGAACCAGAAAACCGCAGCGGTATCCACCGAGGCGTGGATGTTGTGCAGCGGTATCCCGCTGCGGTTGAAATAGCTTTGGAATGTCGATTCGTTGAGTTGTTGAATCGGGAGGATGGCAAGCGAGTCCTGATGCAGGCGTTCGGGCCGTTGAAGCACCGCTCGGCAGCGGGTTGGTTACATAACGTTTAATGCAAAAAGAAAAAAGAGTTTTCATGATCGAACAGTATCAGAACATGC
It encodes the following:
- the cobU gene encoding bifunctional adenosylcobinamide kinase/adenosylcobinamide-phosphate guanylyltransferase; translated protein: MKDIVFLTGGARSGKSSFALERASGYRRKAFLATAEAFDEEMERRIRHHRQERGEEFVTIEEPLHIDVALRKLTSEHVDVVVLDCLTVWIANLMHHAGSEEGVRDGMERFLDVFADPPVNIIAVSNEVGMGIVPENAMARTFRDLAGSLNQKTAAVSTEAWMLCSGIPLRLK